In one Oryza glaberrima chromosome 2, OglaRS2, whole genome shotgun sequence genomic region, the following are encoded:
- the LOC127764060 gene encoding uncharacterized protein LOC127764060, protein MSESIPDKQIVVRFPNHVLPASLRENMGKEGATVDNMDPSCPFLVLEKYDRKKSYEWLNLRAAWVAKSMPNDIIIPDPTPERVRDAFSEISRSLSNVMAEDSVQCFLNMFLESPSTFAYWFTITSETLTFMIRYNALRCMKAVLEGKAPGLGSMHANPNCMSPYGCFPLHEAAERCSPRMIRLLFRHGASANVRTLADDGTTGVDQGRLLPLHVAVENTCLHKCLVDNVSPMQYREDCVYRLVHLLCLPDMIVSLEVIRLLAQKTDNVVDELWNYMKNGKLAQATVLFLAAQKHFRKGKPNGFSIIAQRIFGDYDSLTSDKGNGEAHKQLEERKALLNCQCLLYNIISQAGEALYDYVQTHSEVSHVEVLAHVSSILKEFGFCPKEEYIDTMNLSLYNLDNFYSVVFQEGQTKPVERTSSPNAAEKKAMRKIRLTGSEPSLKRRGFFRYRRLPVEAQSLSTAADDKSLRLHGGQLRNYSSTSMSNESLVPNHNIGLLGRIQQLIDSHQSRRCSTAAFDVLRKVLKHA, encoded by the exons ATGTCGGAATCGATTCCAG ACAAGCAAATAGTGGTGAGATTTCCCAATCATGTACTACCAGCAAGTTTGCGCGAAAATATGGGCAAAGAAGGAGCAACCGTAGATAACATGGATCCTTCCTGTCCTTTTCTAGTTCTTGAGAAATATGATAGAAAAAAGTCCTATGAG TGGCTGAATCTAAGAGCTGCTTGGGTCGCCAAGTCCATGCCAAATGATATAATTATCCCAGACCCTACTCCTGAG AGGGTGCGAGATGCCTTCTCTGAAATATCTCGCAGCTTGAGCAATGTCATGGCAGAGGACAGCGTCCAGTGCTTCCTAAACATGTTCTTGGAATCTCCTTCAACCTTCGCATACTGGTTCACCATCACCTCAGAAACCTTAACCTTCATGATCAGGTACAATGCCTTGCGATGCATGAAAGCCGTGTTGGAGGGCAAGGCACCTGGCCTCGGCTCGATGCACGCCAATCCGAACTGCATGAGCCCGTATGGATGCTTCCCTCTCCATGAGGCTGCAGAACGGTGTTCGCCTCGGATGATCAGGTTGCTCTTCAGGCATGGAGCTTCAGCAAACGTAAGAACACTCGCTGATGATGGTACGACCGGCGTTGATCAGGGACGGCTACTGCCGCTCCATGTTGCAGTTGAGAATACTTGCTTGCATAAGTGTCTTGTGGACAATGTGTCTCCTATGCAGTATCGTGAGGATTGCGTCTACAGGCTCGTTCATCTGCTGTGCCTACCTGATATG ATAGTTTCCTTGGAGGTGATTAGACTGCTTGCCCAAAAAACAGATAATGTAGTCGATGAGCTCTGGAATTACATGAAGAACGGCAAGCTTGCACAGGCCACAGTTTTATTCCTGGCAGCCCAAAAACATTTTCGCAAGGGCAAACCTAATGGGTTTTCTATCATCGCGCAACGCATATTTGGAGACTATGATTCCCTAACGTCTGACAAAGGTAATGGAGAGGCACATAAGCAGTTGGAGGAAAGAAAAGCACTTTTGAATTGCCAATGTCTGCTTTATAATATAATTTCGCAAGCTGGCGAGGCTCTTTATGATTACGTTCAGACACATTCAGAG GTGTCCCACGTGGAGGTCCTTGCGCATGTCTCATCTATTCTCAAGGAATTTGGGTTTTGCCCCAAGGAAGAGTACATTGACACCATGAACCT GTCTCTTTATAACCTGGATAATTTTTACAGCGTCGTATTTCAGGAAG GTCAAACCAAGCCAGTTGAACGAACGTCTTCTCCGAATGCTGCAGAGAAAAAG GCTATGAGAAAAATAAGACTTACAGGATCTGAACCATCATTAAAGAGGAGAGGTTTTTTCCGCTACAGGAGATTACCAGTAGAGGCCCAGTCTCTATCCACAGCAGCAGATGACAAGTCTCTACGACTCCATGGTGGACAGCTCCGTAATTATTCGAGTACTTCGATGAGCAATGAGTCTTTGGTTCCTAATCATAATATTGGTCTCTTGGGAAGAATTCAGCAACTAATAGATTCCCATCAATCAAGAAGGTGCAGTACTGCTGCATTCGATGTGCTCAGGAAGGTGCTAAAGCATGCATGA
- the LOC127764191 gene encoding uncharacterized protein LOC127764191, giving the protein MSQLPPPMAAAAAAVAVADRGMTKKRAGLPRLLHKFFFKVLRLRPAAAAAAAVEPGAAAFEAYYGYRMVDEYYYYSYGGAAGPASWAGVLSSIPEEESSDEGTPAADAATLRKARSDSDQFVAAEAAAVAVVVVNYRGAAS; this is encoded by the coding sequence ATGtcgcagctgccgccgccgatggccgccgccgccgctgcggtggCCGTCGCCGACCGGGGGATGACGAAGAAGCGGGCGGGGCTCCCGAGGCTGCTGCACAAGTTCTTCTTCAAGGTGCTGCGGctgaggccggcggcggcggcggcggcggcggtggagcccggcgccgccgcgttcgaGGCCTACTACGGCTACCGGATGGTGGacgagtactactactacagctacggcggcgccgccgggccggCGTCGTGGGCGGGCGTGCTCTCCTCCATCCCGGAGGAGGAGAGCTCCGACGAGGgcacgccggccgccgacgccgccacgctCCGCAAGGCACGCTCCGACTCCGACcagttcgtcgccgccgaggccgccgccgtcgccgtcgtagtAGTAAATTACCGCGGCGCAGCTAGCTGA